TCGTAACGGGATCCTTCTACGTGGCTGACGGCGGGCTGTGGGCGCATTCCGGAATGCCGAGCCTCTCGGGCCAAGGTCCCGAATGGTAATCGCTCTCTAACCAGGAGGTCGCAATCCATGTCTCAACAACAACTTCAAGCGCTCGTTCAAATGTTGAAGGCGCAGCCGATGAATCCCGGCGCGTCGATTGAGGAGACCCGCGCGGGCTTCGAGCAGATGGCCAGCATGTTCCCGGTCGAGGCCGACGTGAAGTCAGAGCCGGTTAGTGCCGGTGGCGTCAAGTCCGAATGGATCGCCGCGCCCGGCGCAGACGGCGGCCGCGCGATCCTGTATCTCCACGGCGGCGGCTATGTAATCGGATCAATCAACACGCATCGAGCGCTGGCGGGCAGGCTCTCGCGCGCCGCGAAAGCACGCGTGCTGGTGATTGACTATCGCCTTGCCCCGGAACATCCGCATCCGGCCGCGGTCGAGGATGCGGTGGCCGCATATCGATGGATGTTGCAGCAGGGCTTGCAGGCCTCACGGATCGCGGTATCCGGTGATTCTGCCGGTGGAGGACTGACGGTTGCGACGCTGGTCGCGATTCGAGATGCGAACTTGCCGATGCCAGCAGCAGGGGCGCCGATGTCGCCGTGGGTCGACATGGAGGCGATAGGCGATTCGATGACCTCGAAGTCCGCTGCCGACCCGCTCGTGCAGAAGGAAGGCCTTCTGAACATGGCCAAAGCTTATCTCGGCGGCAAACATCCGCGCACTCCGCTTGCGGCACCGCTCTATGCAGACCTGTCAGGTCTGCCGGCGCTGCTCATTCAGGTTGGCACCGCCGAGACTCTACTCGACGATGCATCGAGGCTCGCCGAGCGCGCCAAGAAGGCGGGCGTCAATGTGACCTACGAGCCGTGGGAAAACATGATCCACGTGTGGCAACTCTTCGCGCCCATGCTCGACGAAGGCAAGCAGGCGATCGAACGCATCGGCGCGTTTGTTCAGAAGCATACGTGACCGGCAATCGCCAGCCGAATAAGCCCTCGCCAGGCGGACGGTGAAGTGGACGCTTGAAACCCCTTCCCTCCCCTAGCGCGCGAAGCTGATGGCCTCCGCCGGCGATCGTATCGCCGCGCTCGATTGGGATCAGATCGAAAGCGATCTGAACGAGCGCGGCTTTGCGCAGACCGGACCACTGCTGCATGCCGACCAGTGCGCAAGCCTGATAGCGCTCTACGACGATCGCGACCGTTTTCGCAGCCGCATCGTGATGGCCCGGCTCGGATATGGGGTCGGAGAATATAAATATTTTACGCAGCCTCTGCCCGCGCTGGTGGCGGAACTGAGAACGGCGCTTTATCGGCGGCTTGCGCCGATTGCGAACCGGTGGTCGAAACTGCTTGGGGGCGGGCATGAATTCCCAAGATCGGTCGGAGAGTATCTGAAGGCCTGCCACGCGGCCGGGCAAAGCCGGCCGACACCCTTACTGCTTCGCTACCAGGCGGGCGGCTACAACTGCCTTCACCAGGACCTCTATGGTGAGTTGGCGTTTCCGCTTCAATTCACTTGCCTGCTGAGTCAACGAGGCAGCGATTATGAAGGCGGGGAATCGCTGCTCGTCGAGCAGCGCCCCCGTGCCCAATCGCGCGGGGAGGCGATCGTGTTGGATCGCGGAGCTGCGCTGATCTTTCCCAATCGCTATCGTCCGGTTGCGGGAGCGCGCGGGCATTACCGAGTCAGCGTGCGGCATGGGGTGAGTACCGTACGGAGGGGGGAGCGGTACGCGCTAGGGATCATTTTTCACGATGCCAAGTGAAAGGAACCGGCGCTCCGCGCCATCTTGAGACCGCAGGCTCAAGTCCGCGGACGTTTCTAACCAAGAACCTGGTCGGCTAGTCGTTGATACGATTGATGCCGTCGAGGGCTGCGTTCTTGTAGCACTCGGCGAGGGTCGGGTAGTTGAAAACGGTGTTGATGAAGTAGTCGAGGGTGCCCTTCAACGAAAGTACCGCCTGTCCGATATGGACCAACTCGGTTGCGCCGTCGCCGATGATGTGCACGCCAAGCAATTCGTGGGTCTCGCGATGGAAGATGAGTTTGAGGACTCCAATCTGA
The Candidatus Binataceae bacterium genome window above contains:
- a CDS encoding alpha/beta hydrolase, giving the protein MSQQQLQALVQMLKAQPMNPGASIEETRAGFEQMASMFPVEADVKSEPVSAGGVKSEWIAAPGADGGRAILYLHGGGYVIGSINTHRALAGRLSRAAKARVLVIDYRLAPEHPHPAAVEDAVAAYRWMLQQGLQASRIAVSGDSAGGGLTVATLVAIRDANLPMPAAGAPMSPWVDMEAIGDSMTSKSAADPLVQKEGLLNMAKAYLGGKHPRTPLAAPLYADLSGLPALLIQVGTAETLLDDASRLAERAKKAGVNVTYEPWENMIHVWQLFAPMLDEGKQAIERIGAFVQKHT
- a CDS encoding 2OG-Fe(II) oxygenase; translated protein: MASAGDRIAALDWDQIESDLNERGFAQTGPLLHADQCASLIALYDDRDRFRSRIVMARLGYGVGEYKYFTQPLPALVAELRTALYRRLAPIANRWSKLLGGGHEFPRSVGEYLKACHAAGQSRPTPLLLRYQAGGYNCLHQDLYGELAFPLQFTCLLSQRGSDYEGGESLLVEQRPRAQSRGEAIVLDRGAALIFPNRYRPVAGARGHYRVSVRHGVSTVRRGERYALGIIFHDAK